AAAGTCCCACAAGATTTTcatcatatcatcatcatcatcatcatcatcaccatcatcatcattattactactactactactactactactactactactactactactatcaccaccacatttttcagagtataagacgcaccttagtttttggggaggaaaacaaggaaaaaatttgcctaccaggtattcatctggctagcgtacttagtgtggtcagcttcagcacattattttgtcccctgtttagggcttttaaaaaaaccttattcggagaaagtaacaataaaagagcttgcaagccagtaagagctgggaacatcattatcacCTGTAAAGAAacctttggagcaagtagagcaatgacaaaaccttggaaagacttagggcttgtaaaacattctttgcagagagtaacaatgaaggagcttgcaagccggtaagagctgggaacattgttaccctgtttccccgatagtaagacacacccgattgtaagacgtatcgggggtttcaggggggtcggctaatataagccgtaccccgaaagtaagacatatgtcttactttcggggaaatacggggggtattgccgcctccctctcatctagctgcgcgccgcctcctgcccacgtccccccctccatacgtcaccgcgtctgccgcctccgtctgatccaaatgagcgccgcctcctgcccacgcctgcgccgtccccctctccatatgtcACCGCGctgtcccctgcacttgtcactgccgcctctgcaaatttactcgggcacgtccctactccaaagaaacctccccccccgcccgtcacagaaggtaaaatgcatatacactaaaaaaacacattttacagtttttttagctgtcagtgcccctttaacaatataagacataccccgaaagtaagacatagtggggcttttggggataaaaagaaagtaagacactgtcttactttcggggaaacacggtagcacctGATTagcgctggaaagaaacttttttggagcaagttggagcaatgaaaaaaaaacctgtaaagaCTTAAGGCTAGGAAAaaattcttcgcagagagaaacaatgaaagagcctacaaggCAAGGgctgagaagattgttagcagctagttagagctggggcaaataaaagctacattcaaggtacaagacgcacccaaattatcagcctcttttagcgaGGAAAAAGAGGCATCTTATACTTGTATAGGCCAATCTGTTTTTAGTTTGCATCTCTGTAGTCAGTTTTTGACTTGACTACTGTAGATAAGGCAAATGGAAAGGTTTTGGTATTAGTTTAGGGTAagtaaaatgttttagtaaaaaGGAGTGGTGAAATGTTATAAAGCATTGTTTATATTGTGATGGATGGTTATGGAATGCCATTCTCTTCCTTCAATGAGGATACTTTAGAAACAGATTGTTTTAGTCTGGAGGGGAGAGAgatgggaagggagagaggagatggagggagggagagaggcagatagggggacagagggaggaagaaagggggagagaaagagggagaaggagagctgTTCTAACAATTTCTAAAATTTCTTGCATCTAACATGGGCAGGCAGAAATTACTGATAGAATTGCAAAAAGATATTTTTTAGAAAGATTACCGTAGATCTCTGGAGTAATTCTAGTTTGCTGTCATTTTTTGGCAGTGGGAATAGGAGAAGCTGCCAACTTTGCTGCATACGCTTTTGCCCCGGCAACTCTGGTCACTCCGTTGGGGGCACTAAGTGTCCTTATAAGGTTAGTACAATTAGTACAATTGCTTTGCCAACTAAGACATCTAGGATTAGAGTTCAACAGTGGCTCAACAGGGCTGTAAATACATTGTGAGCTCTTATGCTGCTAGTTAGTTAAATTATGACTATATGGTCTTCCTAAAGCAGTACTTctcaaaattggcaactttaggGTGTGTGactttcaactccccaaattccacaGCCAGACAAAAACACAGTTCTGAAGAGTCCAAAGTGACAACATACCTCACTACATATCTGTTAGAATTTGGCAATATAAAGAGCTTTGGACTATGCATAAATACATAGCTCTGCCCCCAACTTGTGTTTctgcaaaaatatacatttttcctAATATGCAATTCTTTTAGTACATATGGGATTTAAATTGAGAACCTGGCCTTGGCTATTCTATTAGTCAGGCACTGTGACACAGTAGGTTTGTAAAGGCTGTTGTACATACACACAATTTACATACTCCATCATAGACGCTCTGTCAAAAGACCATGTGGAgttcatttctttttctaacGTGTCCAAAAGTCAGGAAGAGCAGTTGTAAAGCTTGGCAGAAGTAAACTAAGCTCCTCATATGTTGATGTATCTGAGACGATTATGAAGTAGTAATTGTTGAAGTaatgttttgcagaagctagcctaccccgatagccaaagcagctaaccagcctgcctcagGCCAGGATATTTGTCCttaagataattgaagacagtactgcagagtttcttaggaaaatatttacttcttttgtaGCAAATCTACACTAagtatttacactgtagctatttctctagcagttactatacaaagtacagtgttcctcgctttttgtgggggatgcgttccgagaccgcccgtgaaagttgaatttccgcgaagtagagatgcggaagtaaatacactatttttggctatgaacagtatcacgagccttcccttaatactttaaacccctaaattgcaattttccattcccttagcaaccattcagattaatactcaccatgtttatttattaaagtttatttaaaaaaatatttattaaaggcagacgaaagtttggcgatgacatatgatgtcatcgggtgggaaaaaccgtggtatagggaaaaaacccacgaagtattttttaattaatatttttgaaaaaccgtggtatagactttccgcgaagttcgaacccgcaaaaatcgagggaacactgtacacacaattctctatctactattctcagttacaagtcttcagccaccacaagccacactaattcacaagccactGTAAACCATACTAAACTACAATACCTTCAAGCTAAGCCAcaaaccacacctatgcaaaggtgccttatgtatatatatatatacttttgtcagccaattaGATTACCTTACAATCTGCATATTCAccatgactaagcagttttacatggTTGAAGTCATTACAATTCTTcagtctgcaatttggaatacagtgttccctcgattttcatgtgtttgaacttcgcgaaaagtctataccacggtttttcaaaaatattaattaaaaaatacttcatagtTTTTTcccgctataccacggtttttcccgcccgatgacgtcatatgtcatcgccaaactttcatccacctttaataaatattttttaaataaactttaataaataaacatggtgagtaaatggttgctaagggaatgggaaattgcaatttaggggtttaaagtgttaagggaaggcttgtgatactgttcatagccaaaaatagtgcatttatttccgcatctctacttcgcggaaatttgactttagcgggcagtcttggaacgcatcccctgcggaaattgagggaacactgtattgcatcaGGTAGGCCCCGATCCTGACAGTAATGTGCAAACTTGTAGGGATGAGGCCCTGTGGAAAGGGTGTGTATGTCTGTGAGAGAAAACTCCCTGCCCTAAGCGGGTCCCTCATGCCTACATGAAATCACCTAATTCACATGCCCAGAATGATCTAAGACACTTTCTCTGGATGGTACGTGATCTCATATAGATTTCAATAACAAGACGCTCATAGAGAATGCTGTTGCTCGCCTCTACTTTTTGCTGCTTCAAAAACTGTATAAGCAATAAACACTGCGAAGGCGGAAAGACATCTCTGCATCCTGCCATGTTTTGTGTCTAATTCCGACACAAACGTTGTCCATTTATAATACTGTTCTTGGTTCTTATTCATTCTAGCTATTCAGAACTTCAGTTTCTGGATCTGTTACATTCCCAAAGGTTCTatctgttaatgtatgagcagagtaatcatTGTTTACCAAGGCTGTTTATATTGAGATTACTTGTGAacaactactcagccacacacagatatactaacttgaattgaagtttactttgagaaatagcatGTTCCTATAAACAGTCCAAAATCAtacacataatagtcagaataacaatccaaatattattgtctttcttaccagttgttttGTCATAATCAGTACATAAAGATATCAagtctaaacacattttagctatagtacataactacaatacagagagattgcagagcatacttaacagtgagtagccattaacagagAATagccagagagaaagaaacagagagagtctCCAGAGATACTATAtgctatgaactctagctccctcctGTGGCAGCCTGCAACACCTCAGCCAAACAGATATAGCTCAGTTaaagatgtgtgtgtatgtgtaaacaTATGTATTATTGGTCCACATATTGCCAACCTAACTATTAGAGTTCTAATACTATATTTGCTTAATTTCTCGGGTTTgtgttttttttgaaaatttcaaACAGTGCGATATTGTCTTCCTATTTTTTGGATGAAAAGCTCAACATTCATGGAAAGCTGGGCTGTGTGTTAAGCATTTTGGGTTCCACCGTGATGGTGATCCATGCTCCCGAAGAGGAACAGATCACATCATTGGATGACATGGAAATAAAACTGAAAGATCCAGGTATGCTTACTAGAGACCTATCATAGAATGTGAGGATTCCCCTGGAAGTTTGCCCAGATGCCTCTCCAGATTTTAATTCAGAGGATGAACTGCTAGGAGGGGATGCAGCTAGGAATGGGTGGGGAGCTGAGAACAGGGGAGCgagcataaataaaaataaaataaaaaaataaaataaataaaataaaataataaaataaaataaaataaaataaaataaataaatctggctgaGCCAGAGGCACAGCTGCAGCTGGGAAACCCAAAGGTTTCAGGTGGAGAAGGCACAAAGCTGCAGGTGGTCAGCAGTGATGCCACCTCCTCCCGACCAGAGAGCACATAGAGATGAGAGGAGGCAGGTAGAATGAAGGTCAGCCAGGCTGCTTGTGGGGAGTAGCTTCACCCATCTTGATGGGCTGCATCAGGAAGCAGTTATTTAGCTCAGCAAGGGGAGTGCTGGGAAAAAAGGAATCTGTTTCCTTGCTGTGTGCTCTTCAGCCATTGTGACGGTTGCCTTGAAGTTTGGATTGTGCCTTTTCAACCCAGAACTTCTTTTGTCCTGGGGACTTGCCTTTCTCTAGTGGACCTCCCTTGTCTTTGTGCTGTGGACTAGTCCTGACTTCTTTTGAGCAGCACTGGCAAAGGGAATTGCTGGGGAATACTAACTGCAGCttgaaagcaggggtgggcagcagggggTTCGCAGGAGTTTGGGAGAACTTCTagttaagattctgtgcagttcagaaaACCCCcccatcccactcctggctggccttgcccacccctcccctcccaggaatcCCCCAtgcggcccattttggatgcagataaGTGCAGGGCATATAGAGAGgctcggggagggtaaaaaatgtgtctccagaagtttgggaaggccagaAACGGGccgctctggagcctggggagggcaaaagtgcCCCTTCCCGCTGTGGTGTAGAAGTCCAattaggccatgcccaccatggccacgcccacccagaaaccaggcagagaaccccctGCTtacatttttgaagcccacctctgcttggAAGCCTTAATAAAGACTCCTAACCCCCATGGTGTGCATGTGAGTGGGAAAGCACATAGAATGAGCCCCTCATAGAATGAAAATGTTTCCTCATGAATGTATTTAGAGTAAGCTAGAATCTATTTATTTGTGCTATACTGTAAACAGATTTGAGGTTGTGTGTGGTCTTCCTCATGTACAATATTACAGCTTATATGGCGATACTGAATGGAAAAACGTTGAAGTCTGTAGTTATCCAGCCAGCCCACAAGTAAATAATTCAACAGGTTTCATTTGTAGAAGAAACCTCTttatatgcatgtatgcatgaatACAATACCCATGCAGCTTTTGCAACGTGGTAGGGAAGAAGTAAAAGCAAGGACTAGAACTAGAAGCAAAGAGTAAGGACCAACAAATTCTTATATACACAGAATAGTTAAGCCAAGCCACGCCCAGGCTCCGagctgtatataatatatatatatataatttatatgctgctcactccaaaacagactctgagcagctaacaaaagtcattacagtacaatacaaataaaaaggataataaatACATCCATAAAATCTACctaaaaatctaaaatccatTAAAACTACAATATCATAAAGCATGCAAACTCACAATCAATCCAGTTTTTTGGGACTATGTTtgtgttttatgatttatcaggGTGCCTAGGTCAAAAAACAACTCTGATTTGACACCTTTGCCTATTCTCTAAATCCTAACACGTAGTTATTTTCCTTTCCTACAGTCTTCATTGCATTTGCTTCCGTTATAATTGTGACCTCGCTGGTACTTATTTTTGTCGTCGCTCCACGGTTTGGACGGACCAATATATTGGTCTACGTCTCCATCTGTTCCCTGATAGGGGCTTTCTCGGTCTCCTCCGTCAAAGGCCTGGGTATCGCCATTAAGGACATGCTTTATCAGAAGCCGGTCTTCCGCAACCCGCTGCTCTACATTTTAGCCGTAATTTTGGTGCTGGCCGTCAGTACTCAAATCAACTACCTCAACAAGGCGCTGGATGTGTTTAATACGTCTCTGGTCACTCCCATTTATTACGTGTGCTTCACAACCACGGTGGTGATCTGCTCCGTTATCCTCTTCAAAGAATGGAACAGCATGGAACTCGGAGACATCATTGGAACCCTGAGTGGGTTCTTCACCATAATCATTGGCATTTTCTTCCTTCACGCTTTCAAAAACGTCAACATTACCTGGAACCAGTTGGCGATTTCCGTTAAGAAAGACCCCAACTTGCCTTTGCATGCTTACGAGTCTCATCACACTTTATTAGAAAATATGGACACGCCCGCTTTGATGTGTGATGAGGACAATACTCTCTTCAGCCGAGGAAATGAACGATAGTAACCACCATTACAGTAATCTCTCGCGGCTTACCGGCCCACCAGAGGAATATCATTATCTTCACTCTCCCAGAATTGGGAGGAACGGAAAGGGGACCCCCCTCGTTTGCTTTTGGGTTAGAAAAGGAAATTCTGGTATTTCTGTATTTGCCACTTTTTAACAGCCTGCAAGTCACTGACGGCAGTAACGCTGTTTAATGGATGACTGTGGTTGCTACTAAAATGAATTATATATGTACATGTATTTTCTAAATTGTAGTTTGTATTTTCACTGTTTTAAAATGAGATTTTTTTCCTGAGGGCTAAGTGAAGGTATTTTGTGAAAACCAGGACTTATTTGAATGTCCAGCATGCTATTAAATTGGAAAATTTAATTTATTCTAGTTTTCCAAGTAGGAAATATCCAAAGGAaacctcttctctttttccagcAACAAAGTTTAAAGTCTAAGTACATTACATGAGAACAGGGTCTTTCTATGCCAGATAGCAGTGAATTACTGAAACCAAGAAATCTTTACAATAAACTCAACAAATCTGGGAATTAACTTGGTGTACATTAAACATTTCTGGAAAtccttttaagttttattttcttCATCAATTGCTTTTAATTGTTCAGGATGGTAGATTTAGATTAGCTTTTAAAAACATGTATGTATACTCTCAAATGTTAAAGTCTCTTTCCTTTTACATAGAAGTATACTATAACACagggttaagattttttttaaaaaccaacaatTCATTGGTTATTTTGTGAACTGGAAAGTGATTTGGTTACATGTCAATGTCTGAAGTAAAATTATCAGCGCCAATAAATTTGGTTTCAAAATAGATTTCCCTCTGTAAACACAGGCTTGGCTGTGTGGATATTGTTGGTTATCTCTTCAGCATTTAACATTAACACTCTAATTCCAAAACTGctcaagaaacaaagaaaaagctgGACAGGTTTTattacacaaataaataaattatatatttagcTCACAGTAACGGGTAGGAATGGACTTGGATAACACAATCCTTTTAGCTTTgaatttctcttattattttggtTTATTAAGAATTGGCATCTGTTCCATGATAAGGAACCCTTTAAGGAAATacaggtttttaattatttaaaatggtCACTTACTGTATGGCTCATCTGAGAACCACGAGCAGTGTCAACGAAGTCCCATTCAGGGgggcggtgtgtgtgtgaaatcgcCTTTCTGTATCTGTATGAAGTTTGCCGTAACtatgtaaaaatatttaatattgaatGTTCTGAATGGAAAATCTTTTGATATAATATTgacaaaaatgtataaaaatgtttTCATAGTGTCTCCTGCTAACATTGGGcctgtttttatattttgtataatcCTAATCCATTTGGAGGATCGTCCTTTGGAAATCCCAGATAGAAGGATTCAGAGAGAGAGGTCCACATAAGATTTATATCAAGAAAATAGATATTTAGACAACCCACCCAAGAGTGTGAATTGATGACTTTTACAATTAAGACAAGAGGGTTCACCTGTGTTTTGTATGAAGCTCCCTACATTTTAGCTATTTTGGGGAatatctcccccccttttttttgagttAACAAATCATAATGAAATGTTCTGCGATGGTgccattcttctttttcttcttcttcttcttcttcttcttcttcttcttcttcttcttcttcttcttcttcttcttcttcttcttcttcttcctcttcctctttctcctcctccttctcctcctccttttccttcctcctccttcctcctcctcctccctcctcccccttcttctttttcttcttcatcttcttcttcctcctcctcctcctcccccttcttcttcttcttcttcttcttcttcttcctcctcctcctcctcctccttcttcttcatcatcatcattattattaattagatttgtatgccgcccccctccgtagactcttaGAAGCAAAGACCACACGTGCTGCAATTTTGCAGAAAGTCTTTATGTAACATGGTAAATAAGAGTATTTCTCTTTCAAGAATATagtccaggagtgtcaaactcacaacctGAAGGCTGGACGTGTCATACACTGGCCTCctccggtttagcaaagggggggcaGTCACAATACAGCATGTGTTGGGGtgacactgtgagtttgacacccctggtctagtcttTATGTTAAAAAAGTGTTTCAGTAAGATTTACTGAAATCTTAACTATTACACATAGCTAGCTAACAGTTGGGAATAGTAATGTCCTTTAGCTGCTACTCCCCACACTTAAACTCTTTTCAAATGTAATTAACTTGGATTTATGCAAGCAGCATTGGTATTCTTCAGTAGTGTCTggaatgtgttctgtctgggtgcccccagacctcaacaccaactggaaaaaacagccagacacgctggtaaaagcaaaagtactttatagcttgaaaaataaacacagagaaaaacctgttcttccccacaggcaggttatgagactttacagcagagtcctgatgtccagacaatacagcagccttcttgctggcacacccaccactgtagagaataagaccccccacctttccccccccaaggtttcagtattcaaagtcacaaacgaGAATTacaagacgccaaagagcacagccaggtcccaggactcccaaagataatactccacaagccaggaagggtgggtctgccttttagcctttccagagagcaccacacccaaacccagctgttgcctctttagtgctgaaagtacctagctaattggtcccttctttgtgttgctcttctctgtcgcagatcgattattgcttgtgcattttccaggctgcttgctggggagagctccctctcgggggcctctggctgttccccctcttcctcagcctgagattcctcctcctcgtctgcctgcacctcctgtttctcatcctccccctctgagcaggaaaccggcagaagatcagccgttccctgaggggcctcggacggaatcacaacagattgtAGGGGTGAAATTACATAATGGGTCGGATTATGTAATTTTCTCCCCTAAACAAAACTGAAAATTACTTTTGCTGATTTTGAACAGTTTCAggataaagcaaaaaaaaaaaaatatttattttcctttcaatgCTTCTGAAGCACTGCGTGACATGAGAAATTATGTCCCCATGCAACTTTAGGATGAACTTTGGGACTAACATAATTTATGACATGGTGAATAGTTTAGgacctacagtggtacctctgcgtacaaacgcctctacttatgaacttttctagataagaaccaggtgttgaagatttttcccccctcttctcaagaaccattttccacttacaaacctgagcctacggaactgtaaccggaaaaggcagggagaagcctccatggggcctctctaggaatctcctgggaggaaacagggtctccaccctccccgtggtttccccaattgcacgcattatttgcttttacactgattcctataggaaaaattgtttcttcttacaaacatttctgcttaagaacctggtcacggaatgaattaagttcgtaagtagaggtaccactgtatcttaataATGAGAGTGAAGGTTTAATTTCCCCCCGTATACCCACTTGAAAATGAAAACCATTGGTTCAACTTTTCATTAAAACTTCGTATTATATGAAGTACATTTATTCGACACATTTTGCTATGCATTATTTCCCTGGCAATATAGCACGCTTTACAGTTGATAAAATCAAAATaacaatctgatttttttttaaaaaaacctccccaGTTTGTAATAAAAGTTGGGAGCTTTTTTGCTAAACACCAAACTGAACATGTAGCATACGATAAAGGAGTCGATACGTTGTGCTTTTAAATAGTGTAGGACATAATACATTCTCCCTTCATACGAAAACCTACAGTATGTGCACTGCCTATTTACAAGCCATAAATGGTATTTAGAATACATTTATGGTGAACGTCGTGTTTCGTAGGAGCTCTTCAAACTGAAAAGGTACTTGTCTTCATTAGCGACTGCTTAAACAAGTCACAATTACTGGAAGATCTTTTTATAGTTTTCCTAACATTtgtttggggcctggtgggatcTTTCAGCAGCTTCTAGTCAAGTAGATctggtattagaaacatagaagactgacggcagaaaaagacctcatgatctatctagtctgcccttatactattttctgtattttatcttaggatggatatatgtttatctttaTAAAgactagtacagtagtacctctatatacgagctgctctacatgcgagtatttcaagatacgagccacgaggggagagacatttctgttctagtcccgagctcaaattcgggatgcgagccgagcgtccactaggtggcgcaagaatccttgcttttggttatctcggaggggaaaaacaacgtctaaattcatttgttccagatacgagttgcctcgacatacaagctcccttctggaatgaattatgctcgtatctaggggtactactgtacagtgatacctcatcttacaaacacctcaacatacaaacttttcgagatacaaacccggggtttaagattttttttgcctcttcttacaaaccattttcaccttacaaacccaccaccgctgctgggatgccccgcctccggactcccattgccagtgaagcacccgtttttgcactgctaggattcccctcaggctcccctccatgggaaaccccacctccagacttccgttgccagtgaagcgcttgtttttgcgatgctgggattcccctgctgggatacccctgcagcatcgcaaaaacacagaagtccggaggtggggtttcctatggaggggaacctcagggaaatcccagcagcgcaaaaacgggcgcttcggctggcaaaaggggtgaattttgggcttgcacgcattattcgcttttccattgattcctatgggaaacattgtttcatcttacaaacttttcaccttaagaatctcgtcccggaaccaattaagtttgtaagacaaggtatcactgtatttatgtactagtctttctcttttccctattttcctgacAAGCCACTGAGGTCTTGTATATTAAGATAAGTTCTGTAGGAGGCCTCAGTTCTCCATATACCATATACCCAGAGGTGGGCttctaaggtggaatggtgacatgtgcttgcccccgtggctctgagtgctagtggagtccagcgcaattacgctactgcacctgggcaggtagcaaaattgcacatggacaCGCagctgcgcaggaagcaaatctcactcaggcgcgcaattttgctacctgtccaggtgcagtagcgtaattgtgctggactccactagcactcagagccacgggggcgagcacacgccactgttccaccttagcagcccacctctgcatctaCCTATCACCTCTACATTCACCAGCAGCCATGACCAAACCAGTGTACGCCAAGCCCTATGCTGGCTAGAAAAAGAGATGTGTCCAAGCACATCTGGAAGGCACAACAAAGGGCAAGACTAAACGACAATCCCTTTAAATATCATTCCTTCAAGTTCAACAGCTGGATTTTCGCTGAATTTGAGTGACATTGCACAGCACTTTAGCCTGCTACAAATgggtatttcccccccccccctggaaaaCTGTACTTTGGTCCACTTGATAACAATGTTGTCTGAATAGTCAAATGGTCTTTAAATATGTTGATAAAGCTTCTTCCAGAGATAAAAGGGTCCATACGCAACAATTGCCTTGTCTTCCCTTGGTCCTTCTAAGCAGCATCCAGGACTGTGTCTCTGGGAAGAATCCAGCAGCATCTCCGAAGTGGTTGTGTCCTTATTGTGAGTTCTCGCACCTGCCAAGCTAATAGTCAGGACGAAGAGTCTTCAGCTATACATTCAATCCTATGCAGGAGCTCCTGAAACGTAGGACGTCCTTCCGGTTTCTAGAAGTGGGAAAGTTTTAAAAAGGCTCTAAT
This DNA window, taken from Erythrolamprus reginae isolate rEryReg1 chromosome 7, rEryReg1.hap1, whole genome shotgun sequence, encodes the following:
- the NIPAL1 gene encoding magnesium transporter NIPA3 gives rise to the protein MVWLPRSCKEGEVFPLACPNSQHAWCQILNVSELQASFFAYSGRYPNETVLNVSTPQGSKYSLYLGVALAIGSSIFVGSSFILKKKGLLQMAAKGFTRAGEGGYSYLKEWLWWAGLLSMGIGEAANFAAYAFAPATLVTPLGALSVLISAILSSYFLDEKLNIHGKLGCVLSILGSTVMVIHAPEEEQITSLDDMEIKLKDPVFIAFASVIIVTSLVLIFVVAPRFGRTNILVYVSICSLIGAFSVSSVKGLGIAIKDMLYQKPVFRNPLLYILAVILVLAVSTQINYLNKALDVFNTSLVTPIYYVCFTTTVVICSVILFKEWNSMELGDIIGTLSGFFTIIIGIFFLHAFKNVNITWNQLAISVKKDPNLPLHAYESHHTLLENMDTPALMCDEDNTLFSRGNER